The Candidatus Nitrosocosmicus arcticus DNA segment TTTTATCCCCAAGTGAATTATGAGCGTCGATAATCAAAATTTGCTCAAAACCAATATGTTTCGCATATATTTCAAGCTCTGTTTTGACATCAGGTGGTATGTCCTCCATCCCTGACGGAGACTTTGAAAACATGATTATTACATTTTTTCCAAGTGCAAACCCACTGCAATTACAATCCTTGTTGCGAATTGTAAGCGGAACTGAGCATTTATCACCTGCTTCTAAATGACTATGCTGATCTAATGACGTTAAATATTTTTCAACCTCTTTTTTAGAAGGTATGTTTAAGGAGTGATCAGAGATGCTATGCATAACCATCGCAGAATTTGAATAAAATTTAAAAATATCGTATGGCAAATTGCTGCCTCCTATTGGATTAAAAGGACCTGGATGGAGCTCGGGCAGTACAATAGAAATTTCCTTTTGATTCTCAGGTTTTAATTTTACTATTAGAGTGTTAACCATTTTGGGGCTTGCTTTAGCTTCTGCAATCTTTTCCATTTCATCAGACTTATTCTCGGTCCAAGCAATAAGAAAAGCTTGCAATATCTTAAACGCGCTAGTAAAATTGGGTCTGCCGATTCTGTCGATAATAATAGTCCATAATACGCCTATGAATAAAATCACCGACCCGAAAACGTATACTGCAATGTTTGTATAAAATATGTGGTTAAAGTAAAAAAAAGAAAATAAAATAAAAATGATCAATGGCTGAATGAATGAAATTGGAACAGTCCTCTTTAACGATGCTCCGAACACCGACACGAAAATACCTATTCTTAGGCCTATGGCCATAAACATTCCTTGTAAAACGAAGTTGATGTTCAAACTATTGGTGTTAATAATAAATTCTGAAATAAATCCACCAATTACGGTTAGAGTCCAAAGTAGGTTTGCAAATGCAGAGACATGCAAAACTTTGGAGAATCTGTTTAGAGGAGTCCCCCGCAAGGAAAGGTAGTCAAAAACAAGTGTGACTGAAAATACAGATGCAATAATTGGAAGACTTGTTAGAAAATCAGTAATGGAGTGTGGAGTAATTACGAAATTAATTAGTGCTATATTTGTGATTAAACTTAAGATTGATATCAGAAAAGAAAATTTTTCTGATGAGGGATTTATATTTGTAA contains these protein-coding regions:
- a CDS encoding DUF2070 family protein — protein: MSNFESDSVSSLHKRWLFTNINPSSEKFSFLISILSLITNIALINFVITPHSITDFLTSLPIIASVFSVTLVFDYLSLRGTPLNRFSKVLHVSAFANLLWTLTVIGGFISEFIINTNSLNINFVLQGMFMAIGLRIGIFVSVFGASLKRTVPISFIQPLIIFILFSFFYFNHIFYTNIAVYVFGSVILFIGVLWTIIIDRIGRPNFTSAFKILQAFLIAWTENKSDEMEKIAEAKASPKMVNTLIVKLKPENQKEISIVLPELHPGPFNPIGGSNLPYDIFKFYSNSAMVMHSISDHSLNIPSKKEVEKYLTSLDQHSHLEAGDKCSVPLTIRNKDCNCSGFALGKNVIIMFSKSPSGMEDIPPDVKTELEIYAKHIGFEQILIIDAHNSLGDKIEQEHIELLIKIGKDNLIKLRESEQFPFKVGYANSFQIEEQTNKDLLKQPDLGHGQFGLLIISINNVDYSLCWIDSNNMKNGIREKIVDSLVAENLKIIEICTSDTHSTSGKRNTKGYYTLGDVTPESKILSVFKSLAKRAKGSLDKSTFDVFKIESQVMVMGNNQFDDYSNALEKSFQV